The genomic window TGCGCAGGCACCGACCGCGGTGTACTTCGTCACGCACGACGGCGACGGCCATGCCTTCAGCTACCTGCGCGCCGGCAGCGCCGCCAGCCGCATGGTGCCGGCCGAGCTGCCGCGCGGCACCATCGAGGGCGCGCGCTTCCTTCATGTGTCGGGCATCAGCCAGGCGATCAGCGCGAGCGCCTGCGACACCGTGTTCGAAGCCATCGCCATCGCGCGCGCCAAGGGCGTGCAGGTCAGCTACGACGCCAACCTGCGGCTCAAGCTCTGGCCGCTGGCGCGCGCCCGCGCCGTGATCCGCGAGACCGTGGGCCTGTCGGACCTGTTCCTGCCGAGCATCGAGGATGCGCAGCAGTTCACCGGCCTCGACGGCGAAGACGCCATCCTCGACTGGTGCTTCGAGGCCGGCGCGCGCACCGTCGTGCTGAAGCTCGGCAAGGCCGGTGCCGTGCTGGCCACGCCGTCGTCGCGCGAACGCATCGCGGGCCATGCGGTACAGGCGGTCGATGCCACCGGCGCCGGCGACTGCTTCGCGGGCTCGCTGCTCGCGCGGCTGGCCGCGGGCGACGCGATCGCGCAGGCGGTGCGCTATGCCAATGCGGCGGCCGCGCTCACGACCACGGGTTTCGGCGCGGTGGCGCCGATACCGCGGCCACAGGATGTGCGGGGCTTGCTCGCGCGCGCGGCCTAGCGGCCGCGCCGCTCAGCCGGCACGCGAGGCTTCCAGCGCCTGCCGCAGGTCCCCGAGGATGTCCTCGATCCCCTCCAGCCCGATCGACAGCCGGATCAGGCTGTCGCCGATCATGTGCTGTGCGCGCTCCTCGCTCGTGTAGGTCGCGTGCGTCATGCTCGCGGGATGCTGGGCCAGGCTCTCGGCATCGCCGAGGCTGACGGCGCGCGTCACCAGGCGCAGCGCGTCGATGAAGCGCCGTCCGGCATCGAGTCCGCCATGGATGTCGAACGCGATCACCGCGCCCGGTTGCGACATCTGCCGCCGTGCCAGTTCGTACTGGGGATGCGAAGGCAGTCCCGGGAACTTCACGCGCGCCACCTCGGGCCTGGCTTCGAGGAACTCCGCGACGCGTTGCGCGTTCGCGCAATGCCTGTCCATGCGCACCGGCAGCGTCTTCAGGCCGCGCAGGATCAGGTAGGCATCCATCGGCGACATGCAGGCGCCGGTCAGCTCCTTGATGCCCACGAAGCGTAGCGTCGACATCAAGGCCCTGGTGCCGACCAGCGCGCCCGCGATCACGTCGCCATGGCCGTTGATGTACTTGGTGAGCGAATGCACCACCACATCGGCGCCAAGCTTCAGCGGCTGCTGCAGGTAGGGCGTGCAATAGGTGCTGTCGACCGCGACCAGCGCCGTGCTGTGCGCATGGACCGTCTCCGACACCGCCGCGATGTCGACGACGCGCATGTGGGGGCTCGCGGGCGTCTCGAACAGCACGAGCTTCGTCCTTGCGTTGAGATGGGCCGCCAGCTCGCTTGGCTGCGTGAAGTCCGCGACGCGCGTGACGATGCCGAAGTCGGGCAGCAGGTGGTGCACGAGGGCATGGGTGCAGCCGTAGAGCGTGAGGTCGACGAGCAGCTCGTCGCCCGGCCTCAGCAAGGTCCACATCAGCGTGCAGATCGCGCCCATGCCGGACCCGAAGGCGAGCGCGGCTTCGGCGCCCTCGAGCGATGCGAGTCGCTCCTCGAGCAGCTGCACGGTCGGGTTGGTGATCCGCGTGTAGATCATGCCCGGCTCCTCCTGCGCGAAGCGCGCGGCGCCCTGCTCGGCCGAGTCGAAGGCGAAGGTCGACGACCAGAAGATCGGCGGGTTCAGCGCGCCCTGGTGCGCCGAGGCGTCGTAGCCCGCATGGATGGCGCGGGTCGCGAGGGAGAGGGAGGGGGATTGCATTGCTGGATTCGATCCTGGGTTGGATCGCGCGGGATGCGCGACGGGGCCTTCAGCAATGTGCCGCGAACGAGCCGGCGGAATATCGAGTTCTTTGCATCGCGCGCGGCCATTGATGCGGATCGGGCATCGAGGCGCGCCGCTGGCTTCACCGCGGTGGGGCAGGGGCGTGGAGCTCGAGCCAGTGCGCATGCGCCGGGCCATACAAGGCCGAGGCATTGCTCCAGAAGATCTTCTCGAGATCGCCGTCGCTCAGCTGCGATTGCGCGATGGTCTGCTTCGCGTTGTCGTGCACGCTGCCCGGGTCGCGCAGGAACTGCCAGGCCGGCGACCAGTCGCTGCCGTAGAGCACGCGGCCGGCGCCGAGCTTGCCGATGAAGGTCCTCAGGTGCTCGACCGTGGTGTCGGTGGTGTCGACATGGATGTTCTGGTTGCGGATCGCCACGCTGAGCGTGCTGTCGAAGTAGCGCTGGAGCCCCCGGCCCATCTTCGTCAGCACGATGGGCGTGCGGGGATACCGGTAGGCGACTTCGTCGACCCAGATCGGGTCGCCGTACACCAGGCCGCCCGGCGACTGCGTCCAGGCCGTCGGAATCTGCACCGACATCCCGTGCCGCTCGACCACCTGCATCAGCGGTTCCAGGTCGTCGGCGATCTCCTCGGGATGCAGGCGGTTCGTGACGCGCCGCACGTACAGCTCCCCCACCGCGCGCATGCCCAGCGCCACGCATCGCTCGAGCTCGGCCGCCACCGCTTCGGGGGCGAGGGTGCGTATCGGCTGCCGCGGCGGATCCGCGCTGGTCGGCCAGGGCGTGGGCACGGCCAGGGGAACCAGCCGCGCGGGATGGTTGCGCGCGATCGCCGCCACCAGGTCGTTCGAGATGCCGGGGCGTGCCTGCACGCACGAGATGTCGATGCCGTTCTCGTCCATGGCCTGCAGCAGCCGCGCGCCGTTGTCCTCGGGCGCCTGCGTGGCGATGGCCGCGTAGCGCTCGGGATGCCGGGTGCGGAAGGACGCGACGTCGGCGCGGGTGCGCAGGTATTCGCCCGATGCCTCGAGGGCCGGGAAAGTGCCGACGTGGACGTGCATGTCGATGGTCTTCATCGGTCTGCCTCCTTCGATGACGCGCTCAGCGCGCGTCCGTGGGCTTCCACACGATGTGGCGCACCTCGACGCGCTTCGGAACGATCGCGAGTTCGGCGAGCCGGTCGGCCAGCTCCTGCTGCTGCTGGGTGACCGCGTCGTCCATGTACTTGATCGCGAAGGTGCCGCGGCCGACCACCGTGCGCTCGATGTCGAGCGGAATGCCGGTCTGGTCCGTCAGAAGCTGCGCGAGCTGCGGACGGTTGTCCTCGGCCCAGCGCCCGACCTCGCTCAGCCGGTCGACGATGCGCTTGAGCAGGGCGGGGTTCCTGAGCGAGAACTCCTTGTTGGCCAGCAGGAAGTTGTTGGAATGGACCACGCGCACGTCCTTCGTCAGCACCTGCGCGCCGTGCACCTTCTCGCCGATGGCGAGGAACGGATCCCAGACCACCCAGGCATCGAGTTCGGCCTTGCCGAACGCCGCCGTGGCGTCGGCCGGCGCGAGGTAGGAGATCTTCACGTCGGCGGGCCGCAGGCCGGCCTTGTCGAGCGCGGCGAGCAGGAAGTGATGGCCGCTGGTTCCCTTGGCGACGCCGATCCGCTTGCCCTTGAGATCTTCCAGCTTCGCGATGCCGGCGCCGTTGCGCACCAGGATGCCTTCGCTGTTGAGGCCGGCCGGCTGGCTCGCGACGTACAGCAGGTTCTCGCGCGCGGCCTGCGCGAAGATCGGCGGCGCGCTGCCCGCGGAGCCGAAGTCGAGCTTGTCGCTGTTGAGGGCCTCGAGCACCGGGATGCCGGTCGCGAACTCATACCACTTGATGGCGATGCCGTCGCGCTTGAACTCTTCCTCGAGCACGCCGCGCTGCTTGGCGATCGCCAGGATGCCGCCCTTCTGCAGCGCCACGCGGATCTCCTTCGCGGTTTGTGCGTGTGTCGCGAAGCAAAGGCCCGACAACAACAAGGCCGTGGACACGGCGGCGACGAAGCGTTTTCTACCCAGCATCGAGAAATCTCCAGAAACGATCGATGCTAGGGAAAGGCAGGGCATCCATGCACCGCATTTCCTCGATCGATAGTTGCCGATCGCATATGCGTACGGGTCCGCGGTGGCTCCGGCGAACGCGACGAAGGCCGGCGTCGCGGGCAGCGAAAAGTAGAATGCCTGCGCCCTCCCTCCTCACCCGACAACCGTAGCAACCACCGTGGATCGCGCGCACCTGATGACCGTGTTCCTCACGGTGGCCGAAGCGCGGAACTTCGCTGCCGCGGCGCGACGCCTGGGGATGTCGGCGCCCGCCGTCACGCGCGCGATCGCCAGCCTCGAGGAACACCTGGGCGTGAAGCTGATCCTGCGCACCACGCGCAGCGTGAGGCTCACGGATGTCGGGCATCGCTACCTGGAGGACGTGCGGGTCATCCTCGCGAAGCTCGCCGACGCGGCCGAGGCGGCGCGCGGCGTGAACAGCGCCGTGCAGGGGCATCTCAACATCACCGCGCCCGCGCTGTTCGGCATCTCGCACGTGATGCCGTGCATCGATGCCTACCTCGAGCAGTTTCCGCGGATGAGCATCTCGGGCTACTTCCTCGACCGCATCGTGGATCTTCGCGAGGAGGGGATGGATGTCGCGATCCGCATCGGCTTTCTTCCCGACGCCGGCCTCGAGGCGATCCGCGTGGGACAGGTCCGGCGCGTTCTCTGCGCCTCGCCGGGCTACCTGAAGGCGCATGGCACGCCGCGCGATCCCTCGGAGCTCGAGCGGCATGCGGTCGTGATGGCCGCGCCGCTGTCGCCCGGCAACGAATGGAAGTTCAGGTCCGACGGCACGCGCCTCGCGCTTCGCCTCGCGCCCCGGCTGATCGTCGGCACCAACGATGCGGCCGTCGAGGCCGCCGTGCTCGGCAGCGGCATCACGCAGCTTCTGTCCTACCAGGTCGCCGCGCACCTCGATGCGGGTCGCCTGGAGATCGTGCTGCCGGACCACGAGGAGCCGCCCTGGCCGATCCATGTGGTCTACGAGAAGGAGCGCGGCGAATCGCCGCGCGCCCGCGCGTTCATCGACCTGCTGGTGCGCCGACTGCGCGGCAGCAAGGCACTCGACTGAGGCGCGACGGGCCTCATGCCCGCAGCGCCAGCACTTCGCCCGCCTCGGCCCAGGACACGCACAGGCACAGCGAATGCGTGCGCTGCTGCGGGGTCAGGCAGTTGTCACGGTGGATCGGCGTGCCGCCGCTGTAGCTCACGATGCAGGCACCGCATTCGCCGCGCCGGCAGTCCGAGGAAATCCAGGCGCCCGCGGCTTCGACCGCATCGAGCAAGGTGGTGCCTGGCGAGGCTTCGAGTTCGAGGCCCGATTCGGTCAATGCGAGCCGGACCTTCGTGTCGGTGGCGCTCCACCCGGGTCCGAAGCTCTCGAAGTGGATGCGCGACGACGCAATGCCGAGGGCCATGGCCGCGAGGCGTACATCGTCGATGAGCTTCGCCGGGCCGCAGACATGGAAATGCACACCCTCGTCGCGCGCGTGAGGCCGCAGCAGCCCTTGCACATCGATGCGCCGCGGGAACTCTGCTTGCCGCGTCGCATAGAGGAACAGCTGGTCGTGCCCCTCGTCGAGCAGCCGGTCGCGAAAGGCCATCTCCCGGTCGTGCCTGGCCGCATAGTGCAGTTCGTACGAAGCACCGCGCTGCTTCAGCGCCGATGCCATGCCGAGCATCGGCGTGATGCCGATACCGCCGGCGATCAGCACGTGGTGGCTGGCGGCAGGCGCGATGCCGAAAGCATGGATCGGCGTGGACACTTCCACCGTGTCGCCAACGGCCAGCACGTCGTGCAGGAAGCGCGAGCCGCCGCGGCCGCTGTCGTTGCGCTTCACCGCAATCTCATAGCGGTCGAGCGCCCCGGTGTCGGAGACCAGCGAATACTTGCGCAGCAGCTGTTGCCCATCGACTTCGAATCCCAATTCGATGTGCGCGCCGGCATCGAAACGCGGAAGCGGCGCAGCGGCGGGATCCTGCAATCGGATCAGGCGCACGCCGTCCGCCAGCGGCTCGGCCCGGGTCACGGTGAGGCGCATGCTCAGTTCACCTCAGGCAAGAAGGGCGAGAACTCGATGAACTTCGTCCGCAGCGTGGCCGGCAGCTCGCTCTCGATCCACTGTGAGGGCCTGAACTCCCAGAACCGGCCGGTGCCACCCGTCAGGCCCTGCGGGTCGGCCTGGTTCCACATCATCTCGACCGTGCCGGCCAGCTGCAGCACGCGGCGCCGCTCGTAGTCGGGAAAGGCCAGGCCCGCTTGCGGGTTCAGCAGGAAATTCCCGAAGCTGTTGAACATGCTGTTGCCGTTGTAGTCGGGAATCCTCAGCACGCCGTCGCCCGCATGCCGCACGAAGCCGCGCGGTCCCCCGCGGTGCGAGCAGTCCGCGCCGCGCGTGGCATGCGCCGATGCGAGGAAGAAGGTGTCGGCGTCCGCGATCAGTTCGAGTTGCGCCGGACCCAGTTCATGGCCCCGGCTGGAGGTCGAGGAGGGCGGCGCCTCGCCCGCGTCCGCGAGCACGATCTCGCGCCGGTGGATGTAGCGCGGACAGATGGGAAAGGACTTGGTCACCTGCACCTTGAGCCGCTCGCCCTCCAGATGGGCCTGGCCGTTGATCTTCAGCCGGCGCCGGCTCTGCAGTTCCAGCAGCAGCAGGCCGATGCGCGCGTCGTGCCGGATGTTCTCCCAGAACGGGTCCGCCTCGAGTTTCGCGACCTGGCCCAGGTCGACCGACAGCATGGCCGCGTCTTCGCTGGGGGCCAGGAAGCCGGGCTCGCCGAGCAGGATGGAGGCCCACACCTGTCCGTTCGGATCCAGGCTGGCGGCGTAGGCCGTCTTCTGCTGGCGCACGAAGGGCAGGGCGCCCCGGATGATGGTGCGGCCCACGGTGGCGCCGTTGCGCACGGCGATCTCTCTCTCGCCCGCATTGCGCTGGGCCATCAATTCGCCTTCGTGGAACAGGGTGTCGCTGGTCGTCATGGATCGATGCCTTCGAGAACGGTCATTGGAAAAAAATTGTGCCGATCGACGCGGCGACCGGAAAGCAGACGGACCGCAATTGATAATTGCGCGCGACGCAGGGCGGTCGAGCCAGGACAACGGTGGTGCCATGGATGACATTCATTTGATGACGGTGTTCGTCGCCGTCGGCGAGGAACAAAGCCTGGCCGGCGGCGCGCGGCGGCTCGACATCTCGGCCGCGGCGGCCATGCGCGCCATCAACCACCTCGAATCGAAGATGGGCGTCGCCTTCTTCCAGCGCAACACCCGGGGGCTGGCACTCACCGAGAGCGGGCAGCGCTATCTCGAGGATTCCCGCGCGGTGCTGCAGCTGGTCGAGCGGGCCGAGGCCTCGGTGATCGGCGCCAACATCGTCGCGCGCGGCCAGTTGCGGATCACCGCGCCGACGGTGTTCGGCCGGCTCTTCATCATTCCGCTGATCAAGGAATACCTGGCGCTCTATCCCGACATGGAGATCTCGGCGATCTTTCTCGACCGCACCGTGAACCTGATCGACGAGGGCTTCGACGTGGCCATCCGCATCGCCGAGCTGCCCGATTCGGGCATGAAGGCACTGAAGGTCGGCCAGGTGCGCAGGCTGAGCTATGCCTCGCCGGCCTACCTCGAGAAGCACGGCGAGCCGGTGCATCCGATGGATCTGCAGAAGCACAGGATCGTCGCGGCCGAGGTGTCGGCCCAGGTGGCGGTCTGGAAATTCAGGGCGAAGGACAGCGCCCTCTCGGTCAAGCTCAAGCCGGTGCTCGAGGTGATCGGCAGCGACGCCGCCATCGATGCGGCCGTGCGCGGCATCGGCATCGTGAACCTGCCGTGCTACCAGGTGGCCGACAAGGTGCGCAGCGGCGAGCTGCGCGCGATCCTGGTCGACTACGCGAGCGGCTCGCTGCCGATTCACCTGCTGCATCGCGAGAGCCGGTTCGGCTCGTCCAGGGTGCGAAGCTTCATCGACCTGGTGGGCCCGAGACTGCGCAAGGAGATCGCCGCGCTCTAGGCGCGGCGATCCTCGCATCGGTCGATCAGAAGGTCAGGACGGTGAAGCCATCGGCCGTCAGCGCGCCGATGCTCGGCAGTCCGGAAGTGCCCGGCACGTCGTTGCCGGTCAGCAGTTCGAAGCCGTTCTTGATGGCGTCCTCGCGCGCACCGAAGACGTCGGCGCAGCCGCAGGAAACGCCCGCGACCTTGTCCTCGACGGCCTTGTAGAGCCCATGCACCGGATGGTCGGCATTGCCGACCACGCCGGCCCAGCGCGTGCCGGTGCCCTGGAAATAGATCGCGACTTCGACGTTGCGCTGCTTGAAGTCGTAGGCGGTCGCGAGCGCATTGAACAGGCGCCCCAGGGCTTCTTCTCCGGCCTTGGGATCGGAGAAGACGAAGATGGCGAATTTCATGGAGAGACCTCGAATCGGTTGCATTGAATTGAAAGAACAGCCCTGACTCGGACTGGCGAAGGGAATCTTAGGTTTGACGGATCGATTCGATGCATCGGCGCACGCAACTCACAATTGCGCCGCGCGTCGCACCCGGCGCGGTGTTCCTGCGTAGAGTCCTTCGTGCACCGGTGCGTCTCGCGATGCGGTGCCACCACTCTTCCCATGGACCGCCAAAGACCTCTATCGATCGGACCCCTGCGCGCCTTCGCCGCGGTCGCGCGGCATCTCAACTTCAATGCCGCGGCGGCCGAACTCCATCTGACGCAATCGGCCGTCAGCCGCAAGATCCAGGCACTCGAGAGCGACATCGGCGCGACCTTGCTGGCGCGCAGCACGCGCTCGGTCGAGCTCAGTGCCGAGGGCCGGGTGCTGGTCAAGGCGCTGTTCCCGATGCTCGACCGCCTCGACGAGGCCGTGCGCCAGATCCGCTCGCCGAGCGCCAAGGCGCGCGTCACCGTCAGCACCTTCGCCTCGTTCACCTCGCTGTGGCTGTTGCCGAGGCTCGAGCAGTTCCAGCGCGAGAACACCGAGATCGACATCCGTGTCTCGTCGAGCGATGCGATGGCGCCGATCGAGAGTCCCGACACGGACGTGTTCCTGCGCTACTGCGCGCCCAAGTTCGCGCCCGCCGGTGCCACGCGGCTGTTCAACGAGTCGCTGACGCCGGTCATGAGCGCGGCCTTCGCGCGGCAGATCGAGCTCGGCGATGCGCCACCGCTCAAGAGCGTCGGCGACCTCGCGCTGCACACGCTGGTCGAGGAGGACGATGCCTATGCCTCGGCCGGCCTCGCGAGCTGGCGGCACTGGCTGCGCATCCACAACCATGCCGAGCTGGAGCCGCGCAACTGGATGCATCTGAACTTCACCTACCAGCAGGTGCAGGCCGCGGTGGCGGGCCATGCGCTGGCGCTGGCGCGGCTGCCGCTGGTGGCCGACCTGCTGCGGCGCAACGAGCTGCACGAGGTGTTCGGCGAGGCGTTCCGCACCGCGGGCCCGGGTGCCTATTGGATGGTCGTCAATCCGAATGCGGTCGGCCGCCCCGAGGTGGACGGCTTCTGCCGCTGGGTCCTGCAGCAGGCCGAGGGCACCCGGGCGTTCCTGGCATGACGGGCGGCGGGGCGGGGCGGGCGATGAACAAGCTGCAGGCGATCGAGGTCTTCGTGCAGGTGGTGGACACGGGCAGCTTCACGCGCGCGGCCGAGAACCTGAAGCTGCCCAAGGCGACGGTCTCGACGCTGATCCAGTCGCTCGAGTCCTCGCTGTCGGCCAGGCTGTTGCACCGCACCACGCGCAAGGTCAGCGTGACCGCCGAAGGCGCGGCCTATCACGAGCGATGCCTGCGCATCCTGTCGGACCTGCGCGAGGCCGACGAGTCGCTGTCGCGCACGCGGCGCAGTCCCTCGGGGCGCCTGCGCGTCGATGCGCCCACGGGCCTGGCCAGCCTGGTGATCATTCCCGCCTTGCCCGAGTTCTTCGCGCGCTATCCCGACATCCATCTGGAACTCGGCTGCAGCGACCGGCCGGTGGACCTGATCGAGGAGGGCGTGGACTGCGCGGTGCGTGGTGGCGCGCTGCGCGACTCGAGCCTGGTCGCGCGTCGCGTCGGAGCGATGCACTACGCCACCTGCGCCTCGCCGGCCTACCTCGAGCGCCATGGCAGGCCTTTGCATCCGGACGACCTGGCGCGGCATCGCTGCGTCAACTACTTCTCCGCGCGCACGGGCGAGATGTTCCACTGGGACTTCACGCGCGGCGGCGAGCGCGTGCAGCTCATGCTGCCCGGGCGGATCGCGCTGAACGACAGCTATGCGTACACGGCCGCGGGACTGTCGGGGCTGGGCATCGTGCAGATGGCGGAGTTCCTGCTGCGGCCCATGATCGAGGACGGCCGTCTCGTGCCCGTGCTCGAGGACTGGAGCAACGACCCGATGCCGATCCACGTGGTGTTTCCGCAGAACCGGCATCTGTCGAACAAGGTGCGGGTGTTCGTGGACTGGGTGGCCGATCTCTTCGCGAGCCACCCGGCCATGCATCAGGGATAGTCCCCGCGCCCCCACTCAAGCGCTCGCGGGGTGGACGAAGTGCGGCCAGCCGCGCATGTGCGCGATGAAGCGTTCGCTCAGGCCGCCCGCGCGCAAATAGTCGGCGGTCACCGGCAGCCTCGGACTGTCGTACAGCGGGTTCTCCATCACCCGCAGCGGAAAGTCGCGCTGCAGGATGCCGGCCCGGCCGACCAGCACGAAGTCGCATCCCTCGTCGAGCAGCTCGGCCGCGCGGCGGGCGCTCATGATCCGGCCCGCCGCTCCTACGCGCACGCCGCGGCGCGGCAGCTCGGTGAAGACGCTGAGCATGGTGCGGCCCCGGAGCGAGCCCTGCTGCACGACCTGGGCCGAATCCCACAGCGCGAGGTCGAGGTAGTCGATCAGCTCGCGCTCGAGGATGTCGGCGGTGACGTCGCGCAGTTCCTCGAGCCGCAGCCCGTAGCGCTCGATCGACAGGCGCCAGCCGATCTGGAACGCGGGACCGCAGGCGCGGCGGATGCCCTCGATCACCTCGATCGTGAGGCGGGCGCGGTTCTCGATGCTGCCGCCATAGCGGTCCGTGCGGTCGTTGAGCAGCGGCGACATGAACTCCGAGAGGATCCAGCCGAAGGCGCCATGCACCGCGACGCCGTCGAAACCCGCGCGCTCGGCGCGTTGCGCGGCCGCGATGAAGCTGTCGCGGATCCGTTCGACCTCCTCGGTCGTCAATGCATCGATGCCAGGCAGGGTGTCGCCGGAGGCCGGCGCCGGAATGCCGCCCAGTCGCGGATTGGCGCGATGGCCCGCGTGGTGCAGCTGCACCGCGGACAGCGCGCCGCCCTCGCGCATCGCGTCGGCCATCTGGCGCAGGCCCGGCAGATGGGCGTCGCTGTGGATGCCCAGCTGCCGTGCGAAGGCGATGCCGCCGGCCTCGACGGTCGTGGCGCAGGTCTGGATCAGGGCGTAGCCGCCGCGCGCGAGCTGCGCGATCCAGTCCTGGTCGAACTCGGAGGCGGCACCGCCGACCTCGCTTTGCTGGTTGGTGAGCGGCGCCAGCATGAAGCGGTTGCGCATCGGCGGGCCGTGCAGCAGGCTGAGCGGCTCGAAGAGTTTCGAATGAGACATGGAATCTTCAGGACGAGGAGGGTGTGGAACGGGCAGGCGCCGCGCTGCCGGTGGCTTCCCAGCCGCCGCCGAGCGCGCGCACGAGGTCGACGCTCGCGCGTGCGCGCGCGCCTTCGGACTGGATCAGCGATTGCCGGTTGCGCAGCCGCGTGCGCTGTGCGTCGACCACCGCCAGGTAGTCGGTGTCGCCTTCGTCGAAGCGCGCCTTCGCGGACCGGGCCACGCGCGCGGCCGACGCATCGGCCTCGCGCTGCTGGGCAATGCGCGCATCGAGGGTGCGCATCGCGACCAGCGCATCCTCGACCTCGCGGAAGGCCTGCAGCACCGTCTTGCGGTAGTGCGCCACGCTCTCCTCGTAGGCGCCGCGGGCGCGGTCGAGCTCGGCTTCGCGGCGTCCGCCGTCGAACAGCGGCAGGCTCAGCATCGTGCCCGCGAGCGGACCCAGCAGGAAGGTGCGCTGCGACCAGTTGGCGAGGTTGCCGAGCGCGGCCGATTCGTAGCCGAGGGAGCCGGTCAGCGCGAGCGAGGGAAAGTACGCGGCCTTCGCCACGCCGATGCGCGCGTTCTCCGCGGCCATGGCGCGCTCGGCGGCCGCGATGTCGGGCCGGCGCTCGAGCAGCGCCGAGGGCAGGCCCGGCGGCAGCTGGACGACGGTGGCTTCCAGCGGCCTCGCGGCGAGCGAGAAGCTCGCCGGCGCCTTGCCGAGCAGGATCGCCAGCGCATGCGATGCCTGCGCGTGCTGCTGCGCCACCGCCAGGTGCTCGGCGCGCGCGGTGAACAGTTCGGTCCTCGCCTGGTCGACGATGTGGCGCGCCACCGCGCCCGCGCCGAGCTGGCGTTCGAGCAGCGCCGCCGCGTCTTCGCGCAAGGCCACGGTATCGGCCAGCAGGCGCAGCTCGCCCTCCAGTTGCCGCAGGCCGAAGTAGGTGCCGGCGACCTCGGCCTGCACCAGCAGCAGCAGCTGGTGCGCCAGGGCGCGTTGCCGCGCCTCGTCGGCCCGCGCGGCGGCGATGCCCGAGGCGACGCGGCCGAAGACGTCGACCTCGTAGGCCACGGAAACCTGGGCGCGCCACAGCGTCTGCGTGCTGCCCGCCGCGCCGTCTCCGCGCCCCGCGGCCGCGCCGGTGCCGCGCTGGCGGGTCGGGCCGAAGCCCGCGTCGATCTCGGGGAAGCGCGCCGA from Variovorax paradoxus includes these protein-coding regions:
- a CDS encoding LysR family transcriptional regulator — translated: MDRQRPLSIGPLRAFAAVARHLNFNAAAAELHLTQSAVSRKIQALESDIGATLLARSTRSVELSAEGRVLVKALFPMLDRLDEAVRQIRSPSAKARVTVSTFASFTSLWLLPRLEQFQRENTEIDIRVSSSDAMAPIESPDTDVFLRYCAPKFAPAGATRLFNESLTPVMSAAFARQIELGDAPPLKSVGDLALHTLVEEDDAYASAGLASWRHWLRIHNHAELEPRNWMHLNFTYQQVQAAVAGHALALARLPLVADLLRRNELHEVFGEAFRTAGPGAYWMVVNPNAVGRPEVDGFCRWVLQQAEGTRAFLA
- a CDS encoding LysR family transcriptional regulator, whose product is MNKLQAIEVFVQVVDTGSFTRAAENLKLPKATVSTLIQSLESSLSARLLHRTTRKVSVTAEGAAYHERCLRILSDLREADESLSRTRRSPSGRLRVDAPTGLASLVIIPALPEFFARYPDIHLELGCSDRPVDLIEEGVDCAVRGGALRDSSLVARRVGAMHYATCASPAYLERHGRPLHPDDLARHRCVNYFSARTGEMFHWDFTRGGERVQLMLPGRIALNDSYAYTAAGLSGLGIVQMAEFLLRPMIEDGRLVPVLEDWSNDPMPIHVVFPQNRHLSNKVRVFVDWVADLFASHPAMHQG
- a CDS encoding NADH:flavin oxidoreductase — its product is MSHSKLFEPLSLLHGPPMRNRFMLAPLTNQQSEVGGAASEFDQDWIAQLARGGYALIQTCATTVEAGGIAFARQLGIHSDAHLPGLRQMADAMREGGALSAVQLHHAGHRANPRLGGIPAPASGDTLPGIDALTTEEVERIRDSFIAAAQRAERAGFDGVAVHGAFGWILSEFMSPLLNDRTDRYGGSIENRARLTIEVIEGIRRACGPAFQIGWRLSIERYGLRLEELRDVTADILERELIDYLDLALWDSAQVVQQGSLRGRTMLSVFTELPRRGVRVGAAGRIMSARRAAELLDEGCDFVLVGRAGILQRDFPLRVMENPLYDSPRLPVTADYLRAGGLSERFIAHMRGWPHFVHPASA
- a CDS encoding efflux transporter outer membrane subunit; translated protein: MSRVIRTPKLLATAAIAFLLSACSLAPTAQRPGIDIPASYRQSGGPSDAMPAEEPGRWKPAEPADHQAPSPWWGVFGDPVLVQLEEEALRANPDVAIAMARLKQARALTSRSESARFPEIDAGFGPTRQRGTGAAAGRGDGAAGSTQTLWRAQVSVAYEVDVFGRVASGIAAARADEARQRALAHQLLLLVQAEVAGTYFGLRQLEGELRLLADTVALREDAAALLERQLGAGAVARHIVDQARTELFTARAEHLAVAQQHAQASHALAILLGKAPASFSLAARPLEATVVQLPPGLPSALLERRPDIAAAERAMAAENARIGVAKAAYFPSLALTGSLGYESAALGNLANWSQRTFLLGPLAGTMLSLPLFDGGRREAELDRARGAYEESVAHYRKTVLQAFREVEDALVAMRTLDARIAQQREADASAARVARSAKARFDEGDTDYLAVVDAQRTRLRNRQSLIQSEGARARASVDLVRALGGGWEATGSAAPARSTPSSS